The Medicago truncatula cultivar Jemalong A17 chromosome 4, MtrunA17r5.0-ANR, whole genome shotgun sequence genome includes a region encoding these proteins:
- the LOC25479643 gene encoding (R,S)-reticuline 7-O-methyltransferase, protein METVLSNHSPPSVFKGVSKEEEESLLGQIEIWKYMTQFTDSFALKAVVELRIADIIDRQCKPLSLTEIVQNLEDAPSPDSTLLLRVMRVMVRRKIFSAEKSETGEILYGLTRASKWILQDTKVTLAPLVLLETHPIHMNPFNFMSDIVKEGTKNGTAFFRCHGYDQFEMASVDPKFNELFNKGQACTTGFVFRAVIAGYKDGFNQIQTLVDVGGGIGGSMSEIVKAYPHIQGINFDLPHVVSTAPKYDGITHVGGDMFVSIPSADAIYIKWILHDWSDDHCVKILKNCRKAIPEKTGKVIILDHVLDPEGDEPFTDIGIAFDMILFAHNSGGKERTEENWKYLFKETGFPRYNIIKINALLSIIEAFPI, encoded by the exons ATGGAGACTGTTCTTTCCAATCACTCTCCACCTTCGGTCTTCAAG GGTGTGagcaaggaagaagaagaatcattGCTTGGACAAATTGAAATATGGAAATACATGACACAATTCACAGACTCTTTTGCTCTAAAAGCAGTTGTGGAGCTACGTATAGCTGATATTATAGACCGTCAGTGTAAACCGCTATCCTTGACTGAAATTGTGCAGAATCTTGAAGATGCACCCTCTCCTGATTCCACGCTCCTTTTAAGAGTAATGAGAGTGATGGTTCGTAGAAAGATTTTCAGCGCAGAAAAATCAGAAACCGGCGAAATTCTCTACGGCTTGACACGTGCATCGAAATGGATTCTACAAGACACAAAAGTAACATTGGCACCATTGGTATTGCTAGAGACTCACCCAATTCATATGAACCCTTTTAACTTTATGAGTGATATTGTAAAAGAAGGCACAAAAAATGGCACTGCTTTCTTTAGGTGTCATGGTTATGACCAATTTGAAATGGCTAGTGTGGACCCAAAATTCAATGAGTTGTTTAACAAAGGACAAGCTTGCACAACTGGATTTGTGTTTAGAGCTGTTATTGCTGGATACAAAGATGGATTTAACCAAATTCAAACATTGGTTGATGTTGGTGGCGGTATCGGAGGATCGATGTCTGAGATTGTTAAAGCTTACCCTCATATCCAAggtattaattttgatttgccTCATGTTGTTTCAACAGCACCCAAGTATGATGGCATCACCCATGTTGGAGGAGACATGTTTGTTTCTATTCCTAGTGCTGATGCTATTTACATCAAG TGGATTCTTCATGACTGGAGTGACGACCATTGCGTAAAGATATTGAAGAACTGTAGGAAGGCAATACCGGAGAAAACTGGAAAGGTGATAATATTGGATCATGTATTGGACCCAGAAGGAGATGAACCATTTACTGATATTGGCATAGCATTTGACATGATATTGTTTGCACACAACTCTGGTGGTAAGGAAAGGACTGAAGAGAACTGGAAATACTTATTCAAAGAGACGGGATTCCCTCGTtacaacatcatcaaaatcaatgcTTTGCTATCCATCATTGAAGCATTTCCAATCtaa